Proteins encoded together in one Lathyrus oleraceus cultivar Zhongwan6 chromosome 5, CAAS_Psat_ZW6_1.0, whole genome shotgun sequence window:
- the LOC127080741 gene encoding potassium transporter 2 isoform X2 yields MDLEPGKCWDNSKGSWKAIMLLAYQSLGVVYGDLSISPLYVFTSTFAEDIEHSETNEEIYGTLSFVFWTLTLIPLFKYVFVVLRADDNGEGGTFALYSLICRHAKVSLIPNRQHADEALSSYKMEEPPEKDNSKVKILLEKYKTLHTALLIVVLLGTCMVIGDGVLTPAISVFSAVSGLEVSIMSKKHHQYAVIPITCFILVCLFALQHYGTHKVGFFFAPIVLTWLLCISTLGLYNIFKWNPHVYKALSPYYMFKFLKKTKISGWLSLGGILLCITGSEAMFADLGHFNYMAIQIAFTFLVYPALILAYMGQAAYLSQHHNSDLQISYYVSVPESVRWPVLILAILASVVGSQAIISGTFSIINQSQSLGCFPRVKVVHTSDKIHGQVYIPEINWMLMILCIAVTIGFRDTKHMGNASGLAVMTVMLVTTCLTSLVIVVCWNKPPILAFCFLLFFGSVELLYFSASLTKFREGAWLPILLALFLMIIMFLWHYATIKKYEYDLHNKVSLDWLLALGPSLGIARVPGIGLVFTDLTTGIPANFSRFVTNLPAYHRVLVFVCVKSVPVPHVTPAERYLVGRVGPAAHRSYRCIVRYGYRDVHQDVDSFETELVQKLSDFIQYDWYRTRGNSMSIEDDGSHSNESSSYRLTVIGTTSFCSQQGYESQQSVQPGSASGFPSVQSMTDVIEMEPMDANERRVRFAIDNDHESETRSEAGVQMQEELEDLYAAQEAGIAFILGHSYVKTKQGSSLLKKLALNYGYNFLRRNCRGPDVALKVPPVSLLEVGMVYIV; encoded by the exons ATGGATCTTGAACCTGGAAAGTGTTGGGACAACTCAAAG GGTTCTTGGAAGGCTATTATGCTATTGGCTTACCAAAGTCTTGGTGTTGTTTATGGAGACTTGAGTATTTCTCCATTGTATGTTTTTACAAGCACTTTTGCTGAGGATATTGAACATTCAGAGACTAATGAAGAGATTTATGGCActctttcttttgttttctgGACTCTTACATTGATTCCACTCTTCAAATATGTGTTTGTTGTTCTTAGAGCTGATGATAATGGAGAGG GTGGTACTTTTGCTCTCTATTCATTGATTTGTAGGCATGCTAAAGTGAGTCTTATACCAAATAGACAGCATGCTGATGAAGCACTTTCTTCATATAAGATGGAGGAGCCTCCAGAGAAAGATAATTCTAAAGTGAAGATTTTGCTTGAGAAGTATAAGACTTTGCATACAGCTTTGCTGATTGTGGTTCTTCTTGGTACTTGTATGGTAATTGGGGATGGAGTGCTTACACCTGCCATTTCCG TTTTCTCAGCGGTATCTGGTCTTGAGGTATCCATTATGTCCAAGAAACACCATCAGT ATGCTGTGATTCCAATCACTTGCTTCATACTGGTGTGCTTGTTTGCACTTCAACACTATGGTACACATAAGGTGGGGTTCTTTTTTGCACCAATTGTGCTGACATGGTTACTGTGCATTAGCACACTTGGCTTATATAATATATTCAAATGGAATCCTCATGTGTATAAAGCTCTTTCGCCGTATTATATGTTCAAGTTCTTGAAAAAGACAAAGATAAGTGGATGGTTGTCTTTGGGTGGAATATTACTTTGCATAACAG GCTCAGAAGCTATGTTTGCTGATCTTGGCCATTTCAACTATATGGCTATTCAG ATTGCATTCACTTTTCTGGTATATCCTGCACTTATATTGGCATATATGGGTCAAGCTGCTTACTTGTCACAACATCATAATTCTGATCTCCAAATCAGCTACTACGTCTCCGTTCCAG AAAGTGTGAGGTGGCCTGTGCTTATCTTAGCTATTCTAGCTTCTGTTGTGGGGAGCCAAGCAATCATCAGTGGAACATTTTCTATCATAAATCAGAGTCAATCTCTTGGCTGCTTCCCAAGAGTTAAGGTTGTTCATACATCCGACAAGATACATGGTCAAGTCTACATCCCAGAAATTAATTGGATGCTCATGATCCTATGCATTGCTGTTACCATTGGGTTTAGAGACACAAAACACATGGGAAATGCATCAG GATTAGCAGTGATGACCGTGATGTTGGTAACGACGTGCCTAACTTCTTTAGTGATTGTAGTTTGCTGGAATAAACCGCCGATTTTAGCCTTTTGTTTCCTATTGTTTTTTGGCTCCGTTGAACTGCTATATTTCTCGGCTTCACTGACAAAGTTTCGCGAGGGTGCCTGGCTCCCAATCCTCCTCGCTCTCTTCCTAATGATTATAATGTTCCTTTGGCACTACGCAACGATCAAGAAATACGAATACGACCTTCACAACAAGGTATCACTCGATTGGCTTCTAGCTTTAGGTCCAAGCTTAGGAATTGCTAGAGTCCCTGGAATAGGCCTTGTGTTCACTGATCTCACGACTGGCATTCCGGCTAACTTCTCCCGTTTTGTCACCAACCTCCCCGCGTATCACCGCGTCCTTGTTTTCGTATGTGTAAAATCAGTACCAGTACCTCATGTGACCCCTGCAGAGAGATACCTTGTCGGCCGTGTAGGACCTGCTGCTCATCGATCTTACAGATGTATAGTCAGATACGGATATCGCGACGTTCATCAGGACGTTGATTCATTCGAAACCGAACTAGTACAAAAGCTCTCAGATTTCATCCAATACGATTGGTATCGAACTCGTGGGAACAGCATGAGCATTGAAGACGACGGTTCACACTCTAACGAATCATCAAGTTACAGACTAACTGTGATCGGAACAACAAGCTTCTGCAGCCAACAAGGATACGAGAGTCAGCAGAGTGTCCAACCCGGGAGCGCGTCCGGATTCCCGTCTGTACAAAGCATGACAGACGTAATCGAGATGGAACCGATGGACGCGAATGAGAGACGAGTGAGATTTGCTATTGATAATGATCATGAAAGTGAGACAAGGTCAGAGGCTGGTGTGCAAATGCAGGAAGAGCTGGAAGATCTTTATGCAGCTCAAGAAGCTGGCATTGCTTTCATTCTTGGACATTCTTATGTGAAAACAAAGCAAGGTTCATCATTGTTGAAGAAGTTGGCGCTAAACTATGGATACAATTTCTTGAGAAGGAATTGTAGAGGACCTGATGTGGCACTTAAGGTTCCaccagtttctttgttggaggTTGGGATGGTTTATATTGTGTAG
- the LOC127080741 gene encoding potassium transporter 2 isoform X1 has product MDLEPGKCWDNSKKGSWKAIMLLAYQSLGVVYGDLSISPLYVFTSTFAEDIEHSETNEEIYGTLSFVFWTLTLIPLFKYVFVVLRADDNGEGGTFALYSLICRHAKVSLIPNRQHADEALSSYKMEEPPEKDNSKVKILLEKYKTLHTALLIVVLLGTCMVIGDGVLTPAISVFSAVSGLEVSIMSKKHHQYAVIPITCFILVCLFALQHYGTHKVGFFFAPIVLTWLLCISTLGLYNIFKWNPHVYKALSPYYMFKFLKKTKISGWLSLGGILLCITGSEAMFADLGHFNYMAIQIAFTFLVYPALILAYMGQAAYLSQHHNSDLQISYYVSVPESVRWPVLILAILASVVGSQAIISGTFSIINQSQSLGCFPRVKVVHTSDKIHGQVYIPEINWMLMILCIAVTIGFRDTKHMGNASGLAVMTVMLVTTCLTSLVIVVCWNKPPILAFCFLLFFGSVELLYFSASLTKFREGAWLPILLALFLMIIMFLWHYATIKKYEYDLHNKVSLDWLLALGPSLGIARVPGIGLVFTDLTTGIPANFSRFVTNLPAYHRVLVFVCVKSVPVPHVTPAERYLVGRVGPAAHRSYRCIVRYGYRDVHQDVDSFETELVQKLSDFIQYDWYRTRGNSMSIEDDGSHSNESSSYRLTVIGTTSFCSQQGYESQQSVQPGSASGFPSVQSMTDVIEMEPMDANERRVRFAIDNDHESETRSEAGVQMQEELEDLYAAQEAGIAFILGHSYVKTKQGSSLLKKLALNYGYNFLRRNCRGPDVALKVPPVSLLEVGMVYIV; this is encoded by the exons ATGGATCTTGAACCTGGAAAGTGTTGGGACAACTCAAAG aagGGTTCTTGGAAGGCTATTATGCTATTGGCTTACCAAAGTCTTGGTGTTGTTTATGGAGACTTGAGTATTTCTCCATTGTATGTTTTTACAAGCACTTTTGCTGAGGATATTGAACATTCAGAGACTAATGAAGAGATTTATGGCActctttcttttgttttctgGACTCTTACATTGATTCCACTCTTCAAATATGTGTTTGTTGTTCTTAGAGCTGATGATAATGGAGAGG GTGGTACTTTTGCTCTCTATTCATTGATTTGTAGGCATGCTAAAGTGAGTCTTATACCAAATAGACAGCATGCTGATGAAGCACTTTCTTCATATAAGATGGAGGAGCCTCCAGAGAAAGATAATTCTAAAGTGAAGATTTTGCTTGAGAAGTATAAGACTTTGCATACAGCTTTGCTGATTGTGGTTCTTCTTGGTACTTGTATGGTAATTGGGGATGGAGTGCTTACACCTGCCATTTCCG TTTTCTCAGCGGTATCTGGTCTTGAGGTATCCATTATGTCCAAGAAACACCATCAGT ATGCTGTGATTCCAATCACTTGCTTCATACTGGTGTGCTTGTTTGCACTTCAACACTATGGTACACATAAGGTGGGGTTCTTTTTTGCACCAATTGTGCTGACATGGTTACTGTGCATTAGCACACTTGGCTTATATAATATATTCAAATGGAATCCTCATGTGTATAAAGCTCTTTCGCCGTATTATATGTTCAAGTTCTTGAAAAAGACAAAGATAAGTGGATGGTTGTCTTTGGGTGGAATATTACTTTGCATAACAG GCTCAGAAGCTATGTTTGCTGATCTTGGCCATTTCAACTATATGGCTATTCAG ATTGCATTCACTTTTCTGGTATATCCTGCACTTATATTGGCATATATGGGTCAAGCTGCTTACTTGTCACAACATCATAATTCTGATCTCCAAATCAGCTACTACGTCTCCGTTCCAG AAAGTGTGAGGTGGCCTGTGCTTATCTTAGCTATTCTAGCTTCTGTTGTGGGGAGCCAAGCAATCATCAGTGGAACATTTTCTATCATAAATCAGAGTCAATCTCTTGGCTGCTTCCCAAGAGTTAAGGTTGTTCATACATCCGACAAGATACATGGTCAAGTCTACATCCCAGAAATTAATTGGATGCTCATGATCCTATGCATTGCTGTTACCATTGGGTTTAGAGACACAAAACACATGGGAAATGCATCAG GATTAGCAGTGATGACCGTGATGTTGGTAACGACGTGCCTAACTTCTTTAGTGATTGTAGTTTGCTGGAATAAACCGCCGATTTTAGCCTTTTGTTTCCTATTGTTTTTTGGCTCCGTTGAACTGCTATATTTCTCGGCTTCACTGACAAAGTTTCGCGAGGGTGCCTGGCTCCCAATCCTCCTCGCTCTCTTCCTAATGATTATAATGTTCCTTTGGCACTACGCAACGATCAAGAAATACGAATACGACCTTCACAACAAGGTATCACTCGATTGGCTTCTAGCTTTAGGTCCAAGCTTAGGAATTGCTAGAGTCCCTGGAATAGGCCTTGTGTTCACTGATCTCACGACTGGCATTCCGGCTAACTTCTCCCGTTTTGTCACCAACCTCCCCGCGTATCACCGCGTCCTTGTTTTCGTATGTGTAAAATCAGTACCAGTACCTCATGTGACCCCTGCAGAGAGATACCTTGTCGGCCGTGTAGGACCTGCTGCTCATCGATCTTACAGATGTATAGTCAGATACGGATATCGCGACGTTCATCAGGACGTTGATTCATTCGAAACCGAACTAGTACAAAAGCTCTCAGATTTCATCCAATACGATTGGTATCGAACTCGTGGGAACAGCATGAGCATTGAAGACGACGGTTCACACTCTAACGAATCATCAAGTTACAGACTAACTGTGATCGGAACAACAAGCTTCTGCAGCCAACAAGGATACGAGAGTCAGCAGAGTGTCCAACCCGGGAGCGCGTCCGGATTCCCGTCTGTACAAAGCATGACAGACGTAATCGAGATGGAACCGATGGACGCGAATGAGAGACGAGTGAGATTTGCTATTGATAATGATCATGAAAGTGAGACAAGGTCAGAGGCTGGTGTGCAAATGCAGGAAGAGCTGGAAGATCTTTATGCAGCTCAAGAAGCTGGCATTGCTTTCATTCTTGGACATTCTTATGTGAAAACAAAGCAAGGTTCATCATTGTTGAAGAAGTTGGCGCTAAACTATGGATACAATTTCTTGAGAAGGAATTGTAGAGGACCTGATGTGGCACTTAAGGTTCCaccagtttctttgttggaggTTGGGATGGTTTATATTGTGTAG
- the LOC127079468 gene encoding uncharacterized protein LOC127079468, with protein sequence MESSICNIEKILDLANLLKVTKLITWDGASLINKFYFEALDKSLKDIMSDDNVECQQIFGGKVVIFGGDFRQILPIVPRGTRSDVVHATINASYIWDHCKVLNLTKNMRLQSGSNLGNSEEIMIFSYWILQVGNGKVSEPNDGYVEIDIPEDLLIRDFVDPIQAIVISTYLDLLQNYTSPNFL encoded by the coding sequence ATGGAATCTTCCATATGTAACATTGAGAAAATTTTAGATCTTGCTAATCTCTTGAAGGTAACAAAACTCATTACATGGGATGGAGCATCTCTGAttaataaattttattttgaagctcTTGACAAGTCATTGAAGGATATAATGAGTGATGACAATGTTGAATGTCAACAAATTTTTGGAGGCAAAGTTGTAATTTTTGGTGGAGATTTTAGACAAATTCTACCTATTGTACCAAGAGGTACTAGGTCTGATGTTGTTCATGCAACAATAAATGCATCATATATTTGGGATCATTGCAAAGTTTTGAATTTAACCAAAAATATGAGGTTGCAAAGTGGTTCTAATTTAGGTAATTCAGAAGAAATTATGATATTCTCATATTGGATTTTACAAGTCGGCAATGGGAAAGTCTCAGAACCCAATGATGGCTATGTTGAAATAGATATTCCTGAAGACTTACTAATTAGAGATTTTGTGGACCCAATTCAAGCAATTGTTATAAGTACCTATCTAGATCTACTTCAAAATTACACAAGTCCAAATTTCCTTTAG